CTGGCCAGCCCGATCAATGACAGCGCGTAGATGGTCCATTTAGAGGGGTCGAAGTTGTACCACTGTGGGCCGTTCCGATAATCACGAGCGTAGGTATGGTGGTAGTTGTGATAGCCCTCGCCGAAACTGATGAAAGAGATCAGCCAGCTATCTCGGCTGCTGTCCTGTGTGCCGTGGGATTGGCTGCCCACCATATGACAAAGGGAATTGATGGTGAAAGTTGAATTGAGGACCATAAACATCCGGAACAGGCCGCCCATGAGGAGGCCGCTGATGCCACCTAGGAGGGTGCCGTGCCACCAGAACCCGACGCAAAAAGGGACCACCAAACCGGAGACGACGATCAGCCAATAGTACTGATGCTGCCAGAGAATCACCGGATCGCGACGGAGCCGCACTTGGTATTTGCCGATGCGATACGGCGTTTTATAGAAGAGCCAGCCGCAGTGGCTGTGCCAGAATCCTCTCGTGGCATTGTAGGGATCTTCGTCCGTGTCCGTGCGG
Above is a window of Candidatus Nitrospira nitrosa DNA encoding:
- a CDS encoding acyl-CoA desaturase, which translates into the protein MVKPDQIAQPLTSGFSYGTCLLFCILAATTIIGVPFYGYYIGYTLFDWMHFFVMYIVTGMGITVGYHRLVAHQSFDCPNWIKRLALIAGGWALQNSALVWGADHIRHHARTDTDEDPYNATRGFWHSHCGWLFYKTPYRIGKYQVRLRRDPVILWQHQYYWLIVVSGLVVPFCVGFWWHGTLLGGISGLLMGGLFRMFMVLNSTFTINSLCHMVGSQSHGTQDSSRDSWLISFISFGEGYHNYHHTYARDYRNGPQWYNFDPSKWTIYALSLIGLASKLRRLDSSVV